One Undibacter mobilis genomic region harbors:
- a CDS encoding TIGR02300 family protein, translating into MAKTELGTKRICPDTGRKFYDMGKSPVISPYTGKIVPIVAPPQSRGRPEAARPAQAQEVESIVPETADAEFVSLEDADNEQKGKPKKKGEIVAEEDEIEADDEGLDDDAFIQEEEEGDDDVTDIIGDGIEKEEEQ; encoded by the coding sequence GTGGCCAAAACCGAACTCGGCACCAAGCGCATCTGCCCGGATACCGGTCGTAAATTTTACGACATGGGCAAGTCGCCGGTGATTTCGCCCTACACGGGCAAGATCGTTCCCATCGTCGCGCCGCCGCAGTCGCGCGGACGCCCCGAGGCCGCTCGCCCCGCTCAGGCGCAGGAGGTCGAGTCGATCGTTCCGGAGACCGCAGACGCCGAATTCGTCTCGCTCGAGGACGCCGACAACGAGCAGAAGGGTAAGCCCAAGAAGAAGGGCGAAATCGTCGCCGAGGAAGACGAAATCGAGGCCGACGACGAGGGTCTTGACGACGATGCCTTCATCCAGGAAGAGGAAGAAGGCGATGACGACGTCACCGATATCATCGGCGACGGCATCGAGAAGGAAGAGGAACAATAA
- a CDS encoding ABC transporter permease subunit, with translation MLRFLFTRVSLVIPTFIGITLLVFVLVRLIPGDPIETMAGERGIDAAEHARLRHEYGLDRPVIVQYGYYLLRLAQGDLGRSIVSHKPVIEEFLALFPATVELSLCAIAFALLIGIPAGILAAVKRNSIFDQGIMGLSLTGYSMPIFWWGLLLILLFSVQLGWTPVSGRIAVLYFVETRTGFLLIDTLLAGDVDAFRSAVSHLILPAIVLGTVPLAVIARMTRSAMLEVLGEDYIRTARAKGLSNFRVVTVHAFRNALIPIVTVIGLQVGVLFTGAILTETIFSWPGVGSWLINGIARRDYPVLQGGTLLIGSIIMSINLLVDMTYGLINPRIRHQR, from the coding sequence ATGCTCCGTTTTTTATTCACGCGCGTCAGTCTGGTGATCCCGACCTTCATCGGCATCACCTTGCTGGTCTTTGTCCTCGTCCGCCTGATTCCCGGCGACCCCATTGAGACGATGGCCGGCGAACGCGGCATCGACGCCGCAGAGCACGCCCGCCTTCGTCATGAATACGGCCTCGACCGGCCGGTCATCGTGCAATACGGCTATTATCTCCTGCGCCTGGCGCAGGGCGATCTCGGCCGCTCCATCGTCTCGCACAAGCCGGTGATCGAGGAATTCCTCGCTTTGTTTCCGGCGACGGTCGAATTGTCGTTGTGCGCCATCGCCTTCGCCCTGCTGATCGGAATTCCCGCCGGTATCCTTGCTGCCGTGAAGCGCAATTCGATCTTCGATCAGGGCATCATGGGCCTGTCATTGACCGGCTATTCGATGCCGATCTTCTGGTGGGGTCTGCTGCTGATCCTGTTGTTCTCGGTGCAACTCGGCTGGACGCCGGTGTCGGGCCGCATCGCAGTGCTCTATTTCGTCGAGACCAGAACCGGCTTTCTGCTCATCGACACGTTGCTGGCCGGCGATGTCGACGCCTTCCGCTCGGCGGTGTCGCATTTGATCCTGCCGGCCATCGTGCTCGGCACCGTGCCGCTCGCCGTCATCGCGCGCATGACGCGCTCGGCCATGCTCGAAGTGCTGGGTGAAGACTACATCCGCACCGCCCGCGCCAAGGGCCTGTCGAACTTCCGTGTCGTCACGGTCCATGCCTTTCGCAACGCGCTGATTCCGATCGTCACCGTGATCGGTCTGCAGGTCGGCGTGCTGTTCACCGGCGCGATCCTCACCGAGACCATCTTCTCCTGGCCCGGCGTCGGCTCGTGGCTGATCAACGGCATTGCCCGGCGCGACTATCCGGTGCTGCAGGGCGGCACGCTGCTCATCGGCTCGATCATCATGTCGATCAACCTTCTGGTCGACATGACCTATGGCCTGATCAACCCGCGCATCAGGCACCAGCGATGA
- a CDS encoding ABC transporter substrate-binding protein, giving the protein MPHIRTLSALAITATLFATPLSAKTLVFCSEGSPENFYPGINTTGTSFDANSQIYSRVVDFERGTTKVIPGLAEKWDISADGTVYTFHLRKGVKWHSNANYKPTRDMNADDILFMFERQWKESNPYFKVTSSNHSYFNDMGMPKLLKSVEKVDDYTVKVTLNAPEAPFLSDLAMEYAGVQSKEYADAMLKAGTPEKVDQEPIGSGPFYLVQYQKDAIIRYKAFPQFWGGKAKIDDLIFSITPDASVRWAKLQKGECHVMPYPNPADLDAIRKDANVTILEQPGLNIGYLAYNTTKKPFDDVRVRKALNMAMNKKAIVDAVFLSSGVPAINPIPPTMWSYNTSIKDDPYDPEAAKKLLAEAGFPNGFETDLWAMPVQRPYNPNAKRIAELMQADLAKIGVKAEIKSFEWGEYRKRAQAGEHQMAQLGWTGDNGDPDNFLNTLLGCSSAKGNGSNIAKFCYQPFEDLVIKAKSVSDQGERTKLYEQAQVIFKQQAPWFTIAHSVQLKPVRKEVVDFKLSPFGRHTFYGVDLK; this is encoded by the coding sequence ATGCCACACATTCGCACACTGTCTGCGCTTGCTATCACAGCGACGCTGTTTGCTACGCCGCTGTCAGCCAAGACGCTCGTCTTCTGCTCGGAGGGCAGCCCGGAGAATTTCTATCCCGGCATCAACACCACCGGCACATCGTTCGATGCCAACAGCCAGATCTACAGCCGCGTGGTCGATTTCGAGCGCGGCACCACCAAGGTCATCCCGGGCCTCGCCGAAAAGTGGGATATCTCCGCTGACGGCACCGTCTACACCTTCCATCTGCGCAAGGGTGTGAAGTGGCACTCCAACGCCAATTACAAACCGACGCGCGACATGAACGCCGACGATATCCTGTTCATGTTCGAACGGCAGTGGAAGGAGTCGAACCCGTATTTCAAGGTGACCAGCTCCAACCACTCCTACTTCAACGACATGGGCATGCCGAAGCTGCTCAAGTCCGTGGAGAAGGTCGACGACTACACCGTCAAGGTGACGCTGAATGCGCCGGAAGCACCGTTCCTGTCCGACCTCGCCATGGAATATGCCGGCGTGCAGTCGAAGGAATATGCCGATGCGATGCTGAAGGCCGGCACGCCGGAGAAGGTTGACCAGGAGCCGATCGGCTCGGGTCCTTTCTATCTGGTGCAGTACCAGAAGGACGCCATCATCCGTTACAAGGCGTTCCCGCAGTTTTGGGGCGGCAAGGCCAAGATCGACGATCTGATCTTCTCGATCACGCCGGATGCGTCGGTGCGCTGGGCCAAGCTGCAGAAGGGCGAATGCCATGTCATGCCCTATCCGAATCCGGCCGACCTCGACGCCATTCGCAAGGATGCGAACGTCACCATCCTCGAGCAGCCTGGTCTGAACATCGGCTATCTCGCCTACAACACCACCAAGAAGCCGTTCGACGACGTGCGCGTGCGCAAAGCCCTGAACATGGCGATGAACAAGAAGGCCATCGTCGACGCGGTGTTCCTGTCGAGCGGCGTGCCGGCCATCAACCCGATCCCGCCGACGATGTGGTCCTACAACACGTCGATCAAGGACGATCCCTACGATCCGGAAGCCGCCAAGAAGCTGCTCGCGGAGGCCGGCTTCCCGAACGGGTTCGAGACCGATCTGTGGGCGATGCCGGTGCAGCGTCCGTATAACCCGAACGCCAAGCGTATCGCCGAGCTGATGCAGGCCGACCTCGCCAAGATCGGCGTCAAGGCCGAGATCAAGAGCTTCGAATGGGGCGAGTACCGCAAGCGCGCGCAGGCGGGCGAGCACCAGATGGCGCAGCTCGGCTGGACCGGCGACAACGGCGATCCGGACAACTTCCTCAACACCTTGCTCGGCTGCTCGTCGGCCAAGGGCAACGGCTCGAACATCGCCAAGTTCTGCTACCAGCCCTTCGAAGACCTCGTGATCAAGGCGAAGTCGGTCAGCGATCAGGGCGAACGCACCAAGCTCTACGAGCAGGCGCAGGTGATCTTCAAGCAGCAGGCGCCGTGGTTCACCATTGCGCACTCGGTGCAGCTCAAGCCGGTGCGCAAAGAGGTGGTGGACTTCAAGCTGTCGCCCTTCGGGCGTCACACCTTCTACGGCGTTGATCTGAAGTAA
- a CDS encoding ABC transporter permease subunit — protein MTNATTAPKTHTAHAGPPHPFVEFVSYFSANRGAVIGLGVIVVLAILGLFAEFIAPFSPIQTNTQVFLKPPVWQAGGVPGYWLGTDAIGRDMLSRLIYGARLSLLIGFAVVALSVTVGTILGLIAGFFRGIVEIVIMRAMDILLTLPTLLLAIIIVAILGPGIVNALIAVAIVLLPHYVRIVRATVISETAKDYVTAARLTGASNLRIIVKEILPNCAAPLIVQATLGISTAILDAAALGFIGLGAQPPTPEWGTMLADAREFVLRAWWVVTFPGIMILITVLAFNLLGDGLRDALDPKLKR, from the coding sequence ATGACGAACGCCACCACCGCGCCGAAGACGCACACCGCCCATGCCGGCCCGCCGCACCCCTTTGTGGAGTTCGTCTCCTATTTCAGCGCCAATCGCGGCGCGGTGATTGGACTCGGCGTTATCGTCGTGCTGGCGATACTCGGACTGTTCGCCGAGTTCATCGCGCCGTTCTCGCCGATCCAGACCAATACCCAGGTCTTCCTCAAGCCGCCGGTGTGGCAGGCCGGCGGTGTGCCGGGCTACTGGCTCGGCACCGACGCCATCGGCCGCGATATGCTCTCGCGGCTCATCTATGGCGCGCGTCTGTCGCTATTGATCGGCTTCGCCGTGGTGGCGCTGTCGGTGACTGTCGGCACCATTCTCGGTCTGATCGCCGGCTTTTTCCGCGGCATCGTCGAGATCGTCATCATGCGTGCGATGGACATCCTGCTGACGTTGCCGACTTTGCTGCTCGCCATCATCATCGTCGCCATTCTGGGTCCGGGTATCGTCAACGCGTTGATCGCGGTCGCCATTGTGCTGCTGCCGCACTACGTGCGCATTGTGCGCGCCACCGTGATCTCGGAAACTGCCAAAGACTATGTCACGGCCGCACGGCTGACCGGCGCCAGCAACCTGCGGATCATCGTCAAGGAAATCCTGCCGAACTGCGCCGCGCCTTTGATCGTGCAGGCGACGCTCGGTATCTCCACCGCCATTCTCGACGCCGCCGCGCTTGGCTTCATCGGCCTCGGCGCGCAGCCGCCGACGCCGGAATGGGGCACCATGCTTGCCGACGCCCGCGAATTCGTGCTGCGCGCCTGGTGGGTGGTCACCTTCCCCGGCATCATGATCCTGATCACCGTGCTCGCCTTCAACCTGCTCGGCGACGGCCTGCGCGATGCCCTCGATCCCAAGCTGAAGCGGTGA
- the cmk gene encoding (d)CMP kinase translates to MIIAIDGPAASGKGTIGKRLAAHYGLRHLDTGLLYRAVGKSVLDAGKTPDDRKAAIAAAQSLDLTRFDEATLKGAEAGEAASHVSAIPEVRAALVNYQRAFAAEKPGAVLDGRDIGTVICPDADVKIFVTAAPEVRATRRGNEYRAAGKAVDDATVLADIRKRDERDSSRAASPLRQADDAVLLDTTAMGVEEAVAAAIRIVEARRRG, encoded by the coding sequence GTGATCATCGCCATCGACGGGCCGGCCGCGTCCGGCAAGGGCACGATCGGCAAGCGCCTTGCCGCGCATTACGGCCTGCGTCATCTCGACACCGGTCTGCTCTATCGCGCCGTCGGCAAGTCCGTGCTCGATGCCGGCAAGACGCCGGACGACAGAAAAGCGGCCATCGCCGCCGCGCAATCGCTCGACCTCACGCGTTTCGATGAAGCGACGCTGAAAGGTGCGGAAGCCGGCGAAGCCGCTTCGCATGTTTCGGCAATTCCAGAAGTGCGCGCGGCGCTGGTCAATTATCAGCGCGCGTTTGCTGCGGAAAAGCCCGGCGCCGTGCTCGATGGTCGCGACATCGGCACCGTGATCTGTCCCGATGCTGACGTGAAGATCTTTGTCACCGCGGCGCCGGAAGTGCGCGCGACGAGGCGCGGCAATGAATATCGCGCCGCCGGCAAGGCGGTCGACGACGCCACGGTGCTTGCCGACATCCGCAAGCGCGACGAGCGCGACTCCTCGCGGGCCGCATCGCCGCTGCGCCAGGCCGACGATGCCGTGCTGCTCGACACCACGGCGATGGGCGTCGAGGAGGCGGTGGCCGCGGCGATTCGGATCGTGGAAGCGCGCCGGCGCGGCTAA
- a CDS encoding Lrp/AsnC family transcriptional regulator produces the protein MKDPATTTDDLDRVDRRILKLLQTDGRISNAELAARTHTSAATCHRRVQRLIADGYLLNFRGQVAPSKVERGTLVIVGVVLDRSTPESFGAFEAAARKMPFILDCHLVAGDFDYFLKIRIRDIADFNKLHGERLIAMPGVRQTRTFFVMKEVVDNAPLDF, from the coding sequence ATGAAGGACCCTGCCACCACGACCGACGATCTCGACCGCGTCGATCGCCGCATCCTCAAGCTGCTGCAGACCGACGGTCGCATCTCCAATGCCGAACTGGCCGCGCGCACCCATACCAGCGCGGCCACCTGCCACCGCCGGGTGCAACGGCTGATCGCCGACGGCTATCTGCTGAACTTCCGGGGTCAGGTCGCGCCGTCCAAGGTGGAGCGCGGAACCCTTGTCATTGTCGGCGTGGTGCTTGATCGCTCGACGCCGGAAAGCTTCGGCGCCTTCGAGGCGGCGGCGCGGAAGATGCCGTTCATCCTCGACTGTCACCTCGTTGCCGGTGATTTCGATTATTTTCTGAAAATTCGCATCCGTGACATCGCCGACTTCAACAAGCTGCATGGCGAAAGACTGATCGCCATGCCGGGCGTCCGGCAGACCCGGACCTTTTTCGTGATGAAAGAAGTCGTCGACAACGCGCCGCTGGACTTCTGA
- the aroA gene encoding 3-phosphoshikimate 1-carboxyvinyltransferase has translation MSEASLTPLSARSGGPLTGRLRVPGDKSISHRALILGAMTVGETTISGLLEGEDVLNTAGAMRALGAKVENLGGGTWRIHGVGVGGFAAPAAPLDFGNSGTGCRLVMGAVAGCPVTAIFDGDASLRKRPMRRILDPLEKMGARVLDQAEGGRLPMTLRGATDPLPIEYETPVASAQIKSAVLLAGLAAPGETIVIEQEASRDHTEKMLKHFGAKIVSKPHGDHGRRIVLQGQPELEPANVAVPADPSSAAFPLVGALIVPDSEIILDGVMLNPLRTGLFTTLREMGAKIAEENKRDDGGEDVADLRVSFSALKGVDVPAARAPSMIDEYLILAVAAAFAEGVTRMRGLKELRVKESDRLEATADMLRVNGVKIEIEDDDLIVHGMGTNGVPGGGEVKTHMDHRIAMSALMMGLASKEPVRIDDSAFIATSFPGFVDLMKGLGAELS, from the coding sequence TTGAGCGAGGCCTCCCTCACCCCCCTTTCCGCCCGTTCCGGTGGGCCCCTGACCGGCCGCCTCCGGGTGCCAGGCGACAAGTCGATTTCCCACCGGGCATTGATTCTCGGCGCGATGACGGTCGGCGAAACCACCATTTCCGGGCTTCTGGAGGGCGAGGACGTCCTGAACACCGCCGGTGCCATGCGGGCGCTGGGCGCCAAGGTCGAGAACCTCGGCGGTGGTACCTGGCGTATCCACGGCGTCGGCGTCGGCGGTTTTGCGGCACCAGCCGCGCCGCTCGATTTCGGCAATTCCGGCACCGGCTGCCGGCTGGTGATGGGCGCGGTGGCCGGCTGCCCGGTTACGGCGATCTTCGACGGCGATGCCTCCTTGCGAAAACGGCCGATGCGGCGAATCCTCGATCCGCTTGAGAAAATGGGTGCTCGCGTCCTGGATCAGGCCGAAGGCGGCCGTCTGCCGATGACACTTCGCGGCGCGACCGACCCGCTGCCGATCGAATACGAGACCCCGGTGGCCTCGGCGCAGATCAAGTCGGCCGTGCTGCTCGCCGGGCTGGCGGCGCCGGGCGAAACGATCGTCATCGAGCAGGAGGCCTCGCGCGACCATACCGAAAAGATGCTCAAGCATTTCGGCGCGAAGATCGTCAGCAAGCCGCATGGCGACCACGGCCGCCGCATCGTGCTGCAGGGTCAGCCCGAGCTTGAGCCCGCAAATGTCGCGGTGCCGGCCGATCCGTCCTCGGCGGCGTTTCCGCTGGTCGGGGCGCTGATCGTGCCGGACTCGGAGATCATCCTCGACGGTGTGATGCTCAACCCGTTGCGCACCGGACTGTTTACCACGTTGCGCGAAATGGGCGCCAAGATCGCCGAAGAGAACAAGCGCGACGACGGCGGCGAGGATGTCGCCGATCTGCGCGTGAGCTTTTCCGCGCTCAAGGGCGTCGATGTGCCGGCGGCCCGCGCGCCGTCGATGATCGACGAATATCTCATTCTCGCGGTGGCCGCGGCTTTCGCCGAGGGCGTAACGCGCATGCGCGGGCTCAAGGAATTGCGCGTCAAGGAAAGCGATCGCCTGGAAGCGACCGCCGACATGCTGCGCGTCAATGGCGTCAAGATCGAGATCGAGGACGACGATCTGATCGTGCATGGCATGGGCACGAACGGTGTGCCGGGCGGCGGCGAGGTGAAGACGCATATGGACCACCGCATCGCCATGTCGGCGCTGATGATGGGCCTGGCGTCAAAAGAGCCCGTCCGTATTGACGATTCGGCCTTTATCGCCACCAGCTTCCCGGGCTTCGTCGATCTGATGAAGGGCCTGGGAGCGGAGTTGTCGTGA